A genomic region of Fodinisporobacter ferrooxydans contains the following coding sequences:
- the mutS gene encoding DNA mismatch repair protein MutS codes for MALTPMMQQYLSIKEAYKDTLVFFRLGDFYEMFFDDALQASKELEITLTGRDAGLEQRVPMCGVPYHAAEGYIKRLVARGFKIAICEQVEDPAEAKGIVRREVVRVITPGTYLDDGNQESIFIVTIVSPADCPDSGSFSACFVNVITGDVFVDDLLDEEAVVERLLAFQPVELVVTEHTYEQLKASFQQPNLQSITVTLHASLQSAANDQDVLCRQFGSSILEDAAVAGPGIRTACGILLDYIQNTQKRMLPHVKKPQRVNWKDTLILDACSRRNLELTETLRDGKKQGSLFGVIDQTITTMGSRLLKQWLLAPLQRAEAIARRQDAVEELMKDYLIRQDLKPLLRNVYDLERLTAKLSYGTANAKDLIALCQSLEQIPPIKLLIREFQSAEYNGIQKDLCDYEELMDRIAHAIVPDPPISLKDGGLIRDGYHPELDRLRLIAREGKTWIAELEREEREKTTIKSLKIGFNKVFGYYIEVTKTNVHLVPEQYERKQTLANAERYVTAELKQREAEILHAEERLTELEYELFVEVREYIVDHVDTLQRVAHALAKLDVYYALASVAAEHRYVRPVLDLSDVIEIHAGRHPVVEQMLQGRSFVANDTLLNCRDQQIMLITGPNMAGKSTYMRQVALLVILSHIGSFVPASYARIGLVDRVFTRIGAADDLAGGQSTFMVEMVELANILEHATPRSLIVLDEIGRGTSTYDGISIARAVVEYLQDRQQIGAKTLFATHYHELTELGHQLPGVQNFSTHVEDTGDSIIFLRKIIPQPADRSYGIHVAKLAGLPDAVLKRANEILTMLESKGQSGKEVIGELAATATPIQQQEAEAPAQLSLFEGYTKKQEHAKQREKAKEPRDALQEDIIQAIQTLDLIRMTPLEAMNQLFLLQERIQNKNRR; via the coding sequence ATGGCACTTACGCCAATGATGCAGCAATATTTGTCAATCAAAGAAGCGTATAAAGATACTCTTGTATTTTTTCGCCTTGGCGATTTTTACGAAATGTTCTTTGATGATGCTTTACAAGCTTCTAAAGAACTGGAAATTACGCTGACGGGACGTGACGCGGGTTTGGAACAACGCGTGCCCATGTGCGGGGTTCCGTATCATGCTGCGGAAGGATACATAAAACGTTTGGTTGCGCGCGGATTTAAAATTGCCATTTGCGAACAAGTGGAAGATCCTGCGGAGGCTAAAGGAATTGTGCGCAGGGAAGTCGTCCGCGTCATTACACCGGGAACCTATTTGGATGACGGGAATCAAGAATCGATCTTTATCGTCACTATTGTATCGCCTGCCGATTGTCCGGACAGCGGCAGTTTTTCCGCATGTTTTGTCAATGTGATTACAGGTGATGTATTCGTAGATGATTTACTCGATGAAGAAGCGGTTGTCGAACGTTTGCTTGCATTTCAGCCGGTTGAACTTGTCGTGACAGAACATACGTATGAACAGCTCAAAGCAAGTTTTCAGCAGCCCAATTTACAGTCCATCACTGTGACACTCCATGCTTCTTTACAATCGGCTGCAAACGATCAGGATGTATTGTGTCGGCAATTTGGTTCGTCGATTCTTGAGGATGCCGCTGTTGCCGGACCTGGTATACGCACTGCCTGCGGAATCTTGCTTGACTATATCCAAAATACCCAAAAACGGATGCTGCCACACGTTAAAAAACCGCAGCGAGTCAACTGGAAAGATACACTTATATTAGATGCATGCAGCAGACGAAACCTGGAATTGACCGAAACGCTGCGAGACGGCAAAAAGCAAGGCAGCCTGTTCGGGGTCATCGACCAGACGATCACAACGATGGGGAGCCGGCTGTTGAAACAATGGCTGCTTGCCCCATTGCAACGCGCAGAAGCCATAGCAAGACGGCAAGATGCAGTGGAAGAACTTATGAAAGACTATCTCATACGCCAGGATCTGAAACCATTGCTGCGCAACGTCTATGACTTGGAGCGATTGACGGCAAAGTTATCCTATGGCACCGCGAATGCCAAGGATTTGATTGCATTATGTCAATCCTTAGAGCAGATTCCGCCCATCAAATTATTGATCAGAGAGTTTCAAAGCGCAGAATATAACGGGATTCAAAAAGATTTATGCGACTACGAAGAGTTGATGGACCGGATTGCACATGCGATTGTGCCAGATCCTCCAATCAGCCTGAAAGATGGCGGTTTGATACGGGACGGATACCATCCGGAGCTCGATCGCCTGCGCTTGATCGCTCGCGAGGGAAAAACGTGGATTGCCGAATTGGAGCGGGAAGAGCGGGAAAAGACAACGATCAAATCGTTAAAAATCGGTTTCAACAAAGTATTTGGCTATTATATCGAAGTGACCAAAACGAATGTCCATCTCGTTCCTGAACAGTATGAAAGGAAACAAACCCTTGCCAACGCGGAACGCTATGTAACTGCAGAGCTCAAGCAGCGGGAAGCCGAAATTCTGCATGCGGAAGAGCGTTTGACAGAGCTTGAGTACGAATTGTTTGTGGAAGTGCGGGAGTATATTGTCGACCATGTTGATACGTTGCAAAGAGTGGCTCATGCATTGGCCAAGCTCGACGTCTATTATGCATTGGCATCTGTTGCGGCAGAACATCGATATGTTCGCCCTGTGCTTGATCTGTCAGACGTGATCGAAATCCATGCAGGCCGCCATCCGGTTGTGGAACAGATGCTGCAGGGGCGTTCCTTTGTCGCCAATGATACGCTGCTCAATTGCCGAGATCAGCAAATTATGTTGATTACAGGGCCGAATATGGCAGGAAAAAGTACGTACATGCGGCAGGTGGCATTGCTTGTGATTTTATCCCACATCGGCAGTTTTGTACCGGCATCCTACGCCCGCATCGGCCTTGTGGATCGAGTGTTCACGCGCATTGGAGCGGCAGACGATTTGGCAGGCGGACAAAGTACGTTTATGGTGGAAATGGTGGAGCTGGCAAATATTTTAGAGCATGCGACACCACGAAGTTTGATTGTACTCGACGAAATTGGCAGAGGGACAAGCACATATGACGGGATCAGCATCGCCCGGGCGGTTGTCGAGTACTTGCAGGATCGCCAGCAAATCGGCGCCAAGACATTATTTGCAACACATTATCATGAACTTACCGAATTGGGACATCAATTGCCGGGTGTTCAGAATTTTAGTACGCATGTTGAGGATACTGGAGATTCCATTATTTTCTTGCGGAAGATCATTCCCCAACCGGCAGATCGCAGTTATGGAATCCATGTCGCCAAGCTGGCAGGCCTTCCGGACGCGGTGCTGAAGCGTGCCAATGAAATATTGACAATGTTGGAATCCAAAGGCCAATCGGGAAAGGAAGTCATCGGGGAACTTGCGGCAACTGCCACTCCCATACAGCAGCAAGAAGCGGAAGCTCCTGCACAACTCTCGCTTTTTGAAGGATATACAAAAAAACAAGAACATGCAAAACAAAGAGAAAAGGCAAAAGAGCCGAGGGATGCTTTGCAGGAGGATATCATTCAGGCCATACAGACACTCGATTTGATTCGTATGACACCGCTGGAAGCGATGAATCAATTGTTTCTGTTGCAAGAACGGATACAAAACAAGAACCGGAGGTGA
- the mutL gene encoding DNA mismatch repair endonuclease MutL yields MANIRVMDPSLANQIAAGEVVERPASVVKELVENALDAQATQIDIEVREGGLQSIRVADNGDGMDEEDAILCFERHATSKIKDQRDLFRIRTLGFRGEALPSIAAVAKIELQTKGKTVAGGIRVCVESGKLVCKEPIARNQGTDITVRDLFYNTPARLKYVKSLQTEFHHISDYVSRMAILHPGVQFRLYHQERLVFQTPGDGQFLHVMAAVYGNEAAKKMIAIQWSNEEYKVTGCIGAPEFNRASRQHMNLYVNGRSIRNFAIQNGILRAYHTRLPIHRYPIVALQIEMDPVLVDPNVHPNKTEVRFSEEGDVVHAITSAVSQALEQKAWIPQADLTKGKGMFLQTNIGHAPGEPRHSPIRTSQQAWTAEQLYGRPKDDREETMQQQSRSVLEQDLKAADTSAVAVIAEEKSGLEQPKEPKDSGTLRLQAIAQVLGMYIVAQDDQAMYIIDQHAAHERVLFETFTKKMQQKGVLKLPLLVPYSYEVRIQDLQLLKEHTDTFEQIGIEFECFGGNSVLVRTVPTIWEGLETQQLVQDTFDELLVQGYMKQPLERIEERIIMKSCKAAIKANRWLSMPEMQALCDQLSRLDNPFSCPHGRPVIIRLTTHELEKQFKRIQ; encoded by the coding sequence ATGGCGAACATTCGTGTTATGGATCCATCGCTGGCCAACCAAATTGCGGCTGGAGAAGTTGTGGAACGGCCGGCGTCTGTCGTCAAGGAATTGGTAGAAAATGCATTGGATGCGCAAGCGACGCAAATCGATATCGAAGTCCGGGAAGGCGGATTGCAGTCCATTCGAGTTGCAGACAACGGAGATGGAATGGATGAAGAGGATGCCATTCTCTGTTTCGAGCGTCATGCCACAAGCAAGATCAAAGATCAACGGGACTTATTCCGGATTCGTACACTCGGGTTTCGCGGGGAAGCATTGCCGTCGATTGCAGCCGTTGCAAAAATTGAGCTGCAAACAAAAGGAAAAACGGTTGCAGGCGGGATTCGGGTTTGCGTGGAAAGCGGCAAGCTTGTGTGCAAGGAACCGATTGCACGCAATCAAGGAACGGATATCACGGTGCGGGATTTATTTTATAACACTCCGGCAAGACTGAAATATGTAAAATCCCTGCAGACGGAATTTCATCATATCAGCGATTATGTATCACGGATGGCGATCCTGCATCCGGGTGTGCAATTTCGCCTGTATCATCAAGAGCGCCTCGTGTTTCAAACGCCTGGCGACGGTCAGTTTTTGCATGTGATGGCAGCCGTCTATGGGAATGAAGCGGCGAAAAAAATGATCGCAATTCAGTGGAGCAATGAAGAATACAAAGTAACCGGCTGTATCGGCGCACCTGAATTCAACCGTGCGTCCCGCCAACATATGAATCTCTATGTGAATGGCAGAAGCATACGGAATTTTGCCATCCAAAACGGAATTCTGCGGGCCTACCATACCCGCCTGCCCATTCATCGGTATCCGATCGTCGCGCTCCAGATTGAGATGGACCCTGTACTTGTCGATCCGAATGTGCACCCGAATAAAACGGAAGTCCGCTTCTCGGAAGAAGGGGATGTCGTTCATGCGATCACATCGGCTGTTTCGCAAGCGCTGGAACAAAAGGCCTGGATTCCGCAAGCAGATCTGACAAAAGGCAAAGGCATGTTTCTGCAAACGAATATCGGGCATGCGCCAGGAGAGCCGAGGCATAGTCCCATTCGAACTTCCCAGCAGGCTTGGACAGCGGAACAATTGTATGGCAGGCCAAAGGACGACCGGGAGGAGACGATGCAGCAGCAAAGCAGATCCGTTTTGGAGCAGGATCTTAAGGCGGCAGACACTTCAGCGGTAGCGGTTATTGCTGAAGAAAAGTCCGGCTTGGAACAACCGAAAGAACCAAAAGACTCCGGCACACTTCGGTTACAGGCAATCGCTCAAGTGCTTGGCATGTACATTGTCGCACAAGACGATCAAGCCATGTATATCATCGATCAGCATGCGGCACATGAACGAGTGTTATTCGAAACATTCACGAAAAAGATGCAGCAAAAAGGCGTTTTGAAACTTCCTTTGCTCGTTCCCTATTCGTATGAAGTCCGCATTCAGGATCTGCAGCTGCTCAAAGAACATACGGATACTTTCGAGCAAATCGGTATCGAATTTGAATGTTTCGGAGGAAATTCGGTTTTGGTCCGCACGGTTCCTACTATATGGGAAGGGTTGGAAACCCAGCAACTGGTGCAGGATACGTTTGATGAGCTGTTGGTGCAAGGCTATATGAAGCAGCCGCTGGAACGGATTGAAGAGCGTATTATTATGAAATCCTGTAAAGCCGCGATCAAAGCCAATCGCTGGTTGAGCATGCCGGAAATGCAAGCACTGTGCGATCAGTTAAGCCGTTTGGACAATCCGTTTTCCTGTCCCCACGGCAGACCAGTAATCATTCGGCTGACAACACATGAATTAGAAAAACAGTTCAAGAGGATTCAATGA
- a CDS encoding spore germination protein, with translation MKKQHQSSDNSSRIVQGLSNLDDWKRPLFSTLEDNQLALKSIFSRCSDVVFREFQLLDGTNVLCVYVNGMVAQEELELTVIEPLLEGKPIRAAQKRKIQQLDQVASHILEGDTAILADAYREATMVSLQQYEKRSIAEPLTEAVIRGSREGFIESIATNMMLIRRRIRSPKLKAEIMQVGTLTRTDVAVMYIEGLADPDIVGEVQNRIQAIEIDGILESGYIEEFITDTPYTVFPLIQDTERPDVVVAGLLEGRVAILVDGTPFALLAPMTFWVGMQAAEDYYVKYVSATLVRWVRYMFLFIALLLPSIYVAISTFHQEMLPTNLLISVAAARESSPFPAFIEALFMEITFEALREAGVRLPRPVGQSVSIVGGLVIGQAAVQAGIVSAPMVIVVSITGIASFIIPRFSTGFAIRMLRFPMIFLAGTLGLYGIVLGMLALLIHLASLRSFGIPYFSPLAPLKVSHLKDVFVRAPLWSLTRRPVNGMHADRQRMAVDQKPSPEDDMR, from the coding sequence ATGAAAAAACAGCACCAGAGTTCCGACAATTCCTCTAGGATCGTTCAGGGGCTTTCAAATTTGGATGATTGGAAACGTCCATTGTTTTCAACTCTGGAAGACAATCAACTTGCTCTCAAAAGCATCTTTTCCCGCTGTTCCGACGTTGTGTTTCGAGAGTTTCAACTCCTTGACGGAACAAATGTCCTTTGTGTGTATGTAAACGGGATGGTGGCACAAGAGGAACTAGAGCTGACTGTAATCGAGCCGCTTCTGGAAGGCAAACCGATACGTGCCGCACAGAAAAGGAAAATACAGCAATTGGACCAGGTTGCTTCGCATATTCTTGAAGGGGATACGGCGATCCTGGCAGATGCCTATAGAGAAGCAACGATGGTAAGTTTACAGCAATACGAAAAACGATCGATTGCGGAACCGTTGACAGAAGCGGTCATTCGGGGGTCAAGGGAAGGCTTTATCGAATCCATTGCGACAAATATGATGTTAATTCGTCGGAGAATTCGCTCACCCAAATTAAAAGCAGAAATCATGCAGGTCGGTACACTTACGCGAACGGATGTGGCGGTGATGTATATCGAGGGACTCGCCGATCCGGATATCGTGGGGGAAGTACAGAATCGGATCCAAGCGATCGAAATCGACGGCATCCTGGAAAGTGGGTATATCGAGGAATTTATTACGGATACACCCTATACCGTTTTTCCTTTAATCCAGGATACAGAGCGCCCCGATGTTGTCGTGGCCGGCTTGCTTGAGGGACGAGTCGCCATACTTGTCGATGGTACGCCATTTGCATTGCTTGCCCCGATGACATTTTGGGTGGGGATGCAGGCAGCGGAAGATTATTATGTAAAATATGTTTCGGCTACACTTGTCCGCTGGGTGCGGTATATGTTTTTATTTATCGCATTGCTTTTGCCGTCCATTTATGTGGCGATTTCCACGTTTCATCAAGAGATGCTGCCGACAAATCTGTTGATCAGCGTTGCCGCCGCCCGTGAATCCAGTCCATTCCCCGCGTTTATCGAAGCGCTGTTTATGGAAATCACATTTGAAGCGCTGCGGGAAGCAGGTGTCCGTCTTCCCCGTCCGGTGGGCCAATCTGTCAGCATTGTAGGCGGTTTGGTGATCGGACAGGCAGCCGTTCAAGCGGGTATTGTATCGGCACCCATGGTAATTGTCGTTTCCATTACCGGGATTGCATCGTTTATCATTCCCCGGTTTAGCACCGGATTTGCCATACGGATGCTGCGTTTTCCCATGATTTTTCTGGCTGGAACGTTAGGGCTGTACGGGATCGTGTTGGGGATGCTCGCTCTATTAATTCACTTGGCGAGCCTGCGTTCGTTTGGAATTCCCTATTTTTCACCGTTAGCTCCGCTGAAAGTCAGTCATCTGAAAGATGTTTTTGTCCGCGCGCCTTTATGGAGCTTGACAAGACGCCCAGTGAACGGTATGCATGCAGATCGGCAACGAATGGCTGTAGATCAAAAGCCGTCGCCAGAGGATGATATGCGATGA
- the miaB gene encoding tRNA (N6-isopentenyl adenosine(37)-C2)-methylthiotransferase MiaB, with product MSKDLISLDELMKLGQDAMDNAGNKHRPSMQEKDLQVATYQMPIHLKDSMQGKQYSILTYGCQMNEHDSEIMAGLLQEMGYTQASDVDEADFILFNTCAVRENAESKVWGEVGRLKPLKRLNPGMIIGICGCMAQEEPVRQRIQAKYPQVDIVFGTHNVHRLPELIEQAQQTKEAIFEVWEEAQPVLVENMPKARMEGTKAWVNIHYGCNKFCTYCIVPYTRGRERSRIPSDVVAEVEELAKTGFREITLLGQNVNDYGLDLKTVDFADLLEQVNRVDGIDRIRFTTSNPWNFTDKLIDTIAHSKNVCEHIHLPVQSGNNDVLKRMNRSHTREYYMELVDKIRSSIPDVALTTDIIVGFPGETEEQFLDTLDLLQRIRYDGAYTFIYSPRKGTPAAKWEDNITMEVKKDRLNRLMELQNQISLEKNLRLQGKVVEVLVEGVSKTNPDMLSGRTRTNKLVHFKGSEKRIGQLVMVEIADVQTWTLKGSLLEVKDAAPNR from the coding sequence ATGAGCAAGGATTTGATCTCACTCGACGAACTTATGAAGCTCGGACAGGATGCTATGGATAACGCGGGGAATAAGCACCGGCCTTCGATGCAAGAGAAAGATTTGCAAGTAGCAACCTATCAGATGCCGATTCATTTAAAAGATAGTATGCAAGGGAAACAATATTCGATTTTGACATATGGCTGTCAGATGAACGAACACGATTCGGAAATTATGGCAGGTTTATTGCAGGAAATGGGGTATACGCAGGCTTCCGATGTGGATGAAGCGGATTTTATTTTATTTAATACGTGTGCGGTCCGTGAAAATGCGGAATCCAAAGTATGGGGAGAAGTCGGTCGATTAAAGCCCTTAAAACGATTGAATCCTGGCATGATCATCGGGATCTGTGGCTGTATGGCACAGGAAGAGCCGGTTCGCCAGCGGATTCAAGCCAAATATCCGCAGGTGGATATTGTATTTGGAACACACAATGTGCATCGGTTGCCGGAATTAATCGAGCAGGCACAACAGACGAAAGAAGCAATTTTCGAAGTCTGGGAGGAAGCGCAGCCTGTATTGGTGGAAAATATGCCAAAAGCCCGCATGGAAGGAACCAAGGCCTGGGTAAATATCCATTATGGCTGCAATAAGTTTTGCACCTATTGTATTGTTCCATATACCCGCGGCCGTGAGCGCAGCCGCATTCCGTCTGATGTCGTGGCAGAAGTGGAAGAATTGGCGAAGACAGGATTTCGCGAGATAACTCTGCTAGGGCAAAATGTGAATGATTATGGACTGGATTTGAAAACAGTAGATTTTGCCGATTTATTGGAGCAGGTCAACCGTGTAGACGGCATTGACCGGATTCGCTTTACAACGTCCAATCCGTGGAATTTTACAGATAAATTGATTGATACGATCGCACATTCAAAAAACGTCTGTGAACATATCCATCTTCCTGTACAGTCAGGCAATAACGATGTTTTGAAACGGATGAATCGCAGCCATACGCGGGAATATTATATGGAACTGGTGGATAAAATTCGCAGCAGCATTCCGGACGTTGCTCTTACTACGGATATTATCGTAGGTTTTCCCGGTGAAACGGAAGAACAGTTTTTGGATACGTTGGATTTGCTGCAGCGGATCCGCTATGATGGCGCCTATACGTTTATTTATTCTCCGCGCAAAGGGACACCGGCAGCGAAGTGGGAAGACAATATTACAATGGAAGTGAAAAAAGACCGTCTGAATCGTCTGATGGAATTGCAAAATCAAATCAGTCTGGAAAAAAACCTTCGTTTGCAAGGCAAGGTTGTTGAAGTCTTGGTGGAAGGCGTGAGCAAGACAAATCCGGACATGTTGTCCGGGCGTACAAGAACCAACAAATTGGTGCACTTTAAGGGATCGGAAAAGCGAATCGGTCAACTGGTGATGGTGGAAATTGCGGATGTTCAGACATGGACATTAAAAGGTTCTCTCCTGGAAGTCAAAGATGCTGCGCCAAACCGCTAG
- a CDS encoding class I SAM-dependent methyltransferase: protein MIHDSNTRTAVVTTVIKTTPAFISKAQELAEELGAPFVLRKKYSIPVIQERAQVEAVFVCGNRLELYMNGQMFFYHPGMATIRIKRLLRGEEDPLLRISQLQAGDTVLDCTAGFASDAIVFAYAVGREGKVKGIESEPWITYLVKKGLHMGYPEFPELDEAMRRVRICQGSHEEHLASLPDKSYDIVYFDPMFRRTVAQSAGIDLLREIGNDHPLTTDTIRQAMRVARKRVIVKERFFSSEFERLGLTKVEKGAMNIAYGYIDL from the coding sequence ATGATACATGATTCGAATACACGTACAGCAGTTGTGACAACAGTAATCAAAACGACGCCCGCATTCATTTCGAAAGCGCAAGAGCTTGCCGAAGAGTTGGGTGCACCATTTGTTTTAAGAAAAAAATACTCGATTCCAGTCATACAAGAACGTGCGCAGGTGGAAGCCGTCTTTGTCTGCGGCAATCGATTGGAACTCTACATGAATGGGCAAATGTTCTTCTACCACCCGGGTATGGCGACCATCCGAATCAAACGCTTGCTCCGGGGGGAAGAGGATCCGTTGCTGCGGATTAGTCAATTGCAAGCCGGAGATACCGTTTTAGACTGTACGGCAGGATTCGCATCGGATGCAATCGTTTTTGCATATGCAGTCGGTCGGGAGGGAAAAGTCAAAGGAATCGAATCGGAACCTTGGATTACGTATCTCGTCAAAAAAGGGCTGCACATGGGCTATCCGGAATTTCCCGAGCTGGATGAAGCGATGCGGCGGGTCAGAATCTGTCAGGGAAGTCATGAGGAGCATTTAGCGTCTCTTCCCGACAAATCGTATGACATCGTATATTTTGACCCGATGTTTCGGCGAACGGTCGCCCAGTCTGCGGGAATCGACCTATTGCGGGAAATAGGGAATGATCATCCCCTGACGACGGATACGATCCGACAGGCCATGCGCGTAGCAAGAAAACGTGTGATTGTCAAAGAACGGTTTTTCAGCAGTGAGTTTGAACGGTTAGGGCTTACAAAAGTAGAGAAGGGGGCCATGAATATCGCGTATGGATATATCGACTTATAA
- a CDS encoding YheC/YheD family protein, with protein sequence MVRNVRVFLDRVRTGAQTQWMIRMRRKDFQQCFAEKQKQLVARLGLNGEMKAWPITLRKLQDIELSIPIRLFHYNDEWVLGPILGILTSVRGQTFGGNRTDHRDLSRMGKHTHTCVFVLTPESIVYEQNQIHGYVWTGYKNKPWVLVDLPIPDVVYNRIPNRARERDAMAIEAKQWLIKKTKGHLYNSRFFNKVELMKYMSDSEETRIYLPRTEIFQSRNQLIQWLRNRPIIYVKPANGTIGQGIIRIDRSYSGWTIKKQLQGEQIVRHYQQLQPAVSTISQWIARGNYIIQEGVQLANWQGRIFDFRVLLQKDRRHRWKVTGLGARVAGLDGITTHVPNGGKIANAKQVLEDVFPGNSARIYNEIKHLALVSAQQIEKNISNVGEMSMDIGVDDNGKPWFIEANAKPMKFDEPTIRLRSLLRIIHYAEGLYV encoded by the coding sequence ATGGTGCGAAACGTACGAGTGTTTTTGGATCGAGTACGAACAGGTGCACAAACACAATGGATGATACGGATGCGGCGGAAAGATTTTCAACAGTGTTTTGCCGAGAAACAAAAACAGCTCGTTGCTCGGTTGGGATTGAACGGTGAAATGAAAGCATGGCCGATTACATTGCGCAAACTGCAAGATATAGAACTCTCGATTCCCATTCGATTATTCCATTACAACGATGAATGGGTCTTAGGGCCGATACTTGGAATCTTGACTTCCGTTCGCGGTCAAACGTTTGGCGGCAATCGTACAGATCACCGTGATCTGAGCCGAATGGGAAAACATACACATACTTGCGTATTCGTCTTGACACCAGAATCGATTGTGTATGAACAAAATCAGATTCATGGATATGTATGGACGGGTTATAAGAATAAACCTTGGGTTCTGGTTGACTTGCCGATACCTGATGTCGTGTATAACAGGATTCCAAATCGGGCGCGAGAACGTGATGCGATGGCAATCGAAGCAAAACAATGGCTAATTAAGAAAACAAAGGGACATCTGTACAATAGCCGTTTCTTTAATAAGGTTGAATTGATGAAGTATATGTCTGACTCGGAAGAAACGCGCATATATTTGCCGCGTACAGAGATTTTTCAATCCCGCAACCAATTGATCCAATGGTTGCGGAACCGACCGATCATTTATGTCAAACCTGCCAATGGAACCATTGGTCAAGGAATTATTCGCATCGACCGATCCTATTCCGGTTGGACCATTAAAAAACAATTGCAAGGGGAACAAATCGTACGGCATTATCAACAACTGCAGCCTGCGGTAAGTACGATTTCCCAGTGGATTGCAAGAGGAAACTATATCATTCAGGAAGGTGTGCAGCTTGCCAATTGGCAAGGAAGAATCTTTGATTTTCGCGTATTGCTGCAAAAAGACCGCAGGCATCGTTGGAAGGTAACGGGCCTGGGCGCGCGGGTAGCAGGGCTGGACGGTATCACGACACATGTTCCCAACGGCGGAAAAATTGCCAATGCCAAGCAAGTTCTGGAGGACGTATTTCCTGGCAATTCGGCAAGGATTTACAATGAAATCAAACATTTGGCCCTCGTCTCGGCACAACAAATCGAAAAAAATATTTCCAATGTAGGGGAAATGTCAATGGATATTGGTGTCGATGACAATGGGAAGCCTTGGTTCATCGAAGCGAATGCAAAGCCGATGAAGTTCGATGAACCAACGATTCGCCTGCGTTCATTGCTTAGGATCATCCATTATGCCGAAGGTCTTTATGTATAA
- a CDS encoding Ger(x)C family spore germination protein: MTRWKRSIYYLLTLGLVAVTTTGCWDRVEINDLALVVARGIDMTEDGKLMSTIEIVNPSAMSQGMTGTGGQSNAKPFLIVSGSGKDIGDISGKMQEKLSRRIFTAHRRILIIGEKLAKHGIENVIDHFTREPANRLRSYVLVARGTTAKEVLEQTYPLERITSEGIREMQMSELSVSTTIKDLVTMLSEEGGDPICAVIELNKNIDKNKVPFHLNGSAVFRNGKLVQYLDDTLTRGILWARDEMRQGIITFTIPKQTGYITVRLIHSATKVTPEVHGNHATMHIRIKTEGYVMENNTKLDLSNPEYVDICNTYMSKAIATRIQKAIDATKKTDTDPVSFGEYIHRSQLSQWQRIKGQWRKIIPTMQLDVKVNTQIRRVGMDGPGLEWKQDEVKK, encoded by the coding sequence ATGACGCGTTGGAAAAGATCGATCTATTACCTGCTAACACTCGGTCTTGTTGCTGTCACGACAACCGGTTGCTGGGATCGCGTCGAAATTAATGACTTGGCACTGGTTGTGGCCAGAGGGATCGATATGACAGAAGATGGGAAATTAATGTCAACCATCGAGATCGTAAATCCTTCCGCCATGTCGCAAGGGATGACAGGCACCGGTGGTCAATCGAATGCAAAACCTTTCCTGATCGTGTCTGGGAGCGGAAAAGACATCGGTGATATTTCGGGAAAAATGCAAGAAAAACTCTCCCGGCGAATTTTCACGGCACATCGGCGCATTCTGATTATCGGAGAAAAGTTGGCAAAACACGGGATTGAAAATGTGATCGATCACTTTACCCGGGAACCGGCCAATCGTCTGCGCTCGTATGTGCTTGTCGCTCGCGGTACAACTGCAAAAGAAGTGTTGGAACAGACATATCCTCTCGAACGCATTACTTCTGAAGGAATTCGGGAGATGCAGATGTCTGAACTGTCAGTTTCCACGACAATCAAAGATCTGGTCACGATGCTTTCGGAAGAAGGCGGCGACCCCATTTGCGCTGTCATTGAATTAAATAAGAACATCGACAAAAATAAAGTCCCCTTTCATCTCAACGGATCTGCTGTTTTTCGCAATGGAAAACTGGTTCAATATCTCGATGATACATTGACAAGAGGAATTCTCTGGGCCAGAGACGAGATGAGGCAGGGAATTATTACATTTACCATACCCAAACAAACTGGCTATATTACCGTTCGGCTCATTCATTCTGCCACAAAAGTGACACCGGAAGTTCATGGCAACCATGCAACGATGCATATTCGTATAAAAACAGAAGGATATGTAATGGAAAATAATACAAAATTAGATTTGAGCAATCCAGAATATGTAGACATTTGCAATACGTATATGAGCAAAGCAATTGCCACACGGATTCAAAAGGCGATCGATGCAACGAAGAAGACAGATACGGATCCGGTAAGTTTTGGCGAATACATTCATAGAAGTCAATTAAGCCAGTGGCAAAGAATCAAAGGGCAATGGCGCAAGATCATACCGACGATGCAACTCGATGTGAAAGTAAATACCCAAATCAGGCGTGTTGGCATGGATGGGCCAGGGTTGGAATGGAAACAAGACGAGGTGAAAAAATGA